The following coding sequences lie in one Alloacidobacterium dinghuense genomic window:
- a CDS encoding MarR family winged helix-turn-helix transcriptional regulator has translation MTIKPLSPQELRVWHAFRLMHEDVLARVGRDIAQATGLSGPEFGVLSRLAALGKGEMRQQTLASMMAWDKSRLSHQLTRMQERGLIERRRTDGKTVLVALTKLGREKLEAARPIHAASVRRNLLSRLTQEQIDTIVRVSNLLGEED, from the coding sequence ATGACGATAAAACCGCTATCCCCACAGGAACTTCGTGTCTGGCATGCCTTCAGGCTTATGCACGAAGATGTGCTGGCCCGCGTTGGCCGGGACATCGCGCAGGCGACCGGACTTTCAGGTCCTGAGTTTGGTGTACTGTCTCGTCTCGCTGCCCTTGGCAAAGGTGAAATGCGGCAACAAACGCTGGCCAGCATGATGGCCTGGGATAAGAGTCGTCTCTCGCATCAGCTGACGCGAATGCAGGAACGAGGGCTCATAGAGCGCCGCCGTACTGACGGGAAAACTGTCCTTGTTGCGCTTACCAAACTCGGCAGAGAAAAACTGGAAGCTGCCCGCCCGATACACGCGGCCTCAGTTCGGCGGAACCTGTTGTCGCGACTCACTCAGGAACAGATCGATACCATCGTGCGGGTGAGCAATCTTCTCGGTGAAGAAGACTAG